The proteins below come from a single Roseiflexus sp. RS-1 genomic window:
- a CDS encoding DegT/DnrJ/EryC1/StrS family aminotransferase, translated as MAIRVPMASPDISDAEVQAVVETLRTPTLSIGPRLEAFERAAAAVAGVEWGIGVNSGTSGLHLCIIAAGVGDGDMVITTPFSFIASANCILYERGVPVFVDVDPATGNIDPHLVSSAVADLTRGGVSADRWLPPALRGIRRPAGRLRALLPVHAFGQPADMDPLLDTARNADLVVIEDACEAIGAAYKERPAGSLGDAAVFAFYPNKQVTTGEGGMVVTNREPWAHLLRSLRNQGRDVFDGWLNHTRLGYNYRLDELSAALGLVQVSRLEQLLAKRARVAAWYNERLASLELIETPRNVPTTTHMSWFVYVVRIVPPARRDTVVHLLAERGIPSRPYFTPIHLQPFYRERFGYRGGEFPVTEHLGAVSLALPFSGVMTETQVDEVCETLRDAVERSIALPATRGVSR; from the coding sequence ATGGCAATTCGTGTCCCGATGGCTTCCCCCGATATCAGCGATGCAGAAGTGCAGGCTGTCGTTGAGACGCTGCGCACCCCAACGTTGAGCATCGGTCCGCGCCTCGAGGCGTTTGAACGCGCTGCCGCTGCTGTCGCTGGCGTTGAGTGGGGCATTGGCGTCAATTCCGGCACGAGCGGGCTGCACCTGTGCATCATCGCTGCGGGGGTTGGTGATGGCGATATGGTCATTACCACGCCGTTCTCGTTCATCGCCTCGGCGAACTGCATTCTGTATGAGCGCGGTGTGCCGGTGTTCGTGGACGTTGACCCGGCGACGGGGAATATCGACCCGCACCTGGTTTCATCTGCTGTTGCCGATCTGACACGCGGCGGTGTGAGCGCTGATCGCTGGTTGCCGCCCGCCCTGCGCGGCATCCGCCGACCCGCCGGACGGTTGCGCGCGTTGCTGCCGGTGCATGCCTTTGGTCAACCCGCCGATATGGATCCATTGCTCGACACTGCCCGCAATGCCGATCTGGTGGTGATTGAAGATGCCTGTGAGGCGATTGGCGCGGCATACAAAGAGCGACCCGCCGGATCACTCGGCGATGCAGCCGTCTTTGCCTTTTATCCGAACAAGCAGGTCACCACCGGCGAGGGAGGCATGGTCGTGACCAACCGCGAACCATGGGCGCATCTGTTGCGCAGTCTGCGCAATCAGGGGCGTGATGTCTTCGATGGCTGGCTCAACCATACGCGCCTGGGGTACAACTATCGCCTGGATGAACTGAGCGCCGCCCTTGGTCTGGTGCAGGTGAGTCGCCTGGAACAATTACTGGCGAAACGTGCGCGCGTCGCCGCCTGGTACAACGAACGACTGGCGAGCCTGGAGTTGATCGAGACGCCACGTAATGTGCCGACGACCACCCATATGTCGTGGTTTGTCTACGTGGTGCGCATTGTGCCGCCTGCCCGGCGCGATACAGTGGTGCACCTGCTTGCAGAGCGCGGCATTCCCAGCCGCCCGTATTTCACTCCCATTCACCTGCAACCGTTCTACCGCGAGCGGTTTGGCTATCGCGGCGGTGAGTTTCCGGTCACCGAGCATCTGGGTGCAGTGTCGCTCGCGCTGCCATTCTCGGGAGTGATGACCGAAACACAGGTCGATGAGGTGTGTGAGACGCTGCGCGATGCTGTCGAGCGCAGCATCGCACTGCCAGCGACCAGAGGAGTGTCACGATGA
- the aceB gene encoding malate synthase A: MDTPYRVELLGPTRPEWSEILTAEALDFVASLARQFEHRRRALLAARDQRWADIKSGALPDFLPETVDIRGGDWRVASIPADFSNRRVEITGPTDRRMVINALNSGAQVFMADFEDANAPTWENIVQGQLNLRDAVRRTITFVSPEGREYRLNDTTATLAVRPRGWHLVEKHVHVDDEPVAGAFFDFGLYFFHNAHELIRRGSGPYFYLPKMQSHLEARLWNDVFNFAQDRLGIPHGTIRATVLIEHILAAFEMEEILYELREHSSGLNLGRWDYIYSFIKTFSHRDDWIFPDRAQVTMTTHFLRSAAELVVYACHKHGAHALGGMSAFIPNRREPEITERALAQVRADKEREAKQGFDGAWVAHPDLVPTVLEVFNTAFPGDHQIHYVPEVHVTAADLLTIPQGTITEAGLRNNINVALQYLEAWLGGRGAVAIFNLMEDVATAEIARSQIWQWVRYNAKLNDGRTVDETMYKTIRDEELHALVTARTGDHHFAQAAELLDELTLSHDFVEFLTIPGYRRLD; encoded by the coding sequence GTGGACACACCGTATCGTGTCGAACTTCTTGGTCCGACCAGGCCGGAATGGTCAGAGATCCTCACGGCTGAAGCGCTCGATTTTGTTGCCTCACTGGCGCGTCAGTTCGAGCATCGCCGGCGCGCGCTGCTGGCTGCACGTGATCAGCGATGGGCGGACATCAAATCCGGCGCACTGCCCGATTTCCTGCCTGAGACGGTTGACATTCGCGGCGGCGATTGGAGGGTGGCTTCCATTCCCGCTGACTTTTCCAATCGGCGGGTTGAGATTACCGGTCCTACTGATCGGCGTATGGTGATCAATGCGCTCAACTCTGGCGCACAGGTCTTTATGGCGGATTTTGAGGATGCCAACGCCCCAACCTGGGAAAACATCGTTCAGGGGCAACTCAACCTGCGTGATGCCGTTCGCCGGACGATCACCTTCGTCAGCCCGGAGGGGCGTGAGTATCGCCTGAATGACACAACCGCCACCCTGGCGGTGCGACCGCGCGGCTGGCACCTTGTCGAGAAGCATGTCCACGTTGATGATGAGCCAGTGGCTGGCGCTTTCTTCGATTTCGGGTTGTACTTTTTCCACAATGCGCACGAGTTGATCCGACGCGGTAGCGGTCCGTATTTCTACCTGCCGAAGATGCAGAGCCACCTGGAAGCGCGGCTCTGGAACGACGTGTTCAACTTTGCGCAGGATCGGCTCGGCATCCCGCACGGTACGATCCGCGCCACCGTACTGATCGAGCACATTCTGGCGGCGTTCGAGATGGAAGAGATTCTGTACGAGTTGCGCGAACACAGCAGCGGTTTGAACCTGGGTCGCTGGGATTATATCTACAGTTTCATCAAGACGTTCAGCCACCGCGACGACTGGATCTTCCCCGATCGCGCACAGGTGACGATGACGACCCACTTCCTGCGTTCAGCGGCGGAACTCGTGGTCTATGCGTGCCACAAGCACGGCGCCCACGCGCTCGGCGGCATGTCGGCGTTCATTCCGAACCGCCGCGAACCGGAGATTACCGAACGCGCCCTGGCGCAGGTGCGCGCCGATAAAGAGCGCGAGGCGAAGCAAGGGTTCGATGGCGCCTGGGTGGCGCATCCCGACCTGGTGCCGACGGTGCTCGAAGTCTTCAACACGGCGTTTCCGGGTGATCATCAGATCCACTATGTGCCCGAGGTGCACGTCACCGCTGCCGATCTGCTGACCATCCCGCAGGGAACCATCACCGAAGCCGGGTTGCGCAACAATATCAATGTGGCGCTGCAATACCTCGAGGCGTGGCTTGGCGGTCGCGGCGCGGTTGCGATTTTCAATCTGATGGAAGATGTGGCGACTGCTGAGATTGCGCGTTCGCAGATCTGGCAGTGGGTGCGCTACAACGCGAAACTGAACGATGGTCGCACGGTCGATGAGACCATGTACAAGACGATCCGTGATGAAGAATTGCACGCACTCGTCACTGCCCGCACCGGCGATCATCACTTCGCGCAGGCTGCCGAACTCCTCGATGAACTGACACTGTCGCATGATTTTGTCGAGTTCCTGACCATCCCCGGCTACCGTCGTCTGGATTGA
- a CDS encoding nucleoside-diphosphate sugar epimerase/dehydratase: MMQRLQNRHFLLFDILLVPLAIYLSFVLRLEMFNLGSYWLVCMQFCLTAVVTTPLVFRALGIYRRYWRYASFEELLLLCSATSIALALATLVFTLIDALLPVVATMPRSIPFIVPPIAATLISVPRLLVRIGAARERRRRATDRPAPVLIMGAGDAASIIVREIQRNPKLGMEVVGLLDDDPAKRGLRLHGVEVMGDRHAIPTLVARHKVRQVIIAMPGAPGKAVREIMHICESVGVTVRIMPGVHELIDGTISVSKLRNIQIEDLLRRAPVQTDTAAVRALIANRRVLVTGGGGSIGSELCRQLIRCGPSHLIVLGHGENSVFEICNELQRLAEAHAGQSPHIVPVIADIRDLERLRAVFEMHAPELVFHAAAHKHVPLMEEHPVEAISNNVIGTRNLLDVSLETGVERFVMISSDKAVNPTSVMGATKRIAEMLVLNAARISGRPYVAVRFGNVLGSRGSVVLTFKRQIAAGGPVTVTHPEMRRYFMTIPEAVQLVLQASVLGRAGEIFMLDMGEPVKVVDLARDMIRLSGLEVGRDIDICFTGIRPGEKLFEELFAHGEEYQPTAHSKIFIAAGASNNIPPDLRTDVALLEQVARANDDAAARRMLRHIVPEYCPPLPAPPIPVAENTPYPVLVRPLQPLIGGGR; this comes from the coding sequence ATGATGCAGCGACTTCAAAACCGGCATTTTCTCCTTTTCGATATCCTGCTCGTGCCGCTTGCGATCTACCTGAGTTTCGTCCTGCGGCTGGAAATGTTCAATCTCGGCAGTTACTGGCTGGTATGCATGCAGTTCTGCCTGACGGCGGTCGTGACCACCCCCCTGGTGTTTCGCGCGCTGGGGATCTACCGTCGCTACTGGCGCTACGCTTCGTTTGAAGAACTGCTGCTGCTCTGTAGTGCAACGTCGATTGCGCTGGCGCTTGCCACGCTTGTGTTTACTCTGATCGATGCGCTCTTGCCGGTGGTCGCAACGATGCCGCGCTCCATTCCTTTTATCGTTCCGCCCATCGCAGCCACGCTTATCAGTGTGCCACGGTTGCTGGTGCGCATCGGTGCAGCGCGCGAGCGTCGGCGTCGTGCAACTGACCGACCGGCGCCGGTGTTGATCATGGGCGCTGGCGATGCTGCGTCGATTATTGTGCGTGAGATTCAACGCAATCCAAAACTCGGCATGGAGGTTGTCGGGCTGCTGGACGACGATCCGGCGAAGCGTGGGCTGCGGTTGCACGGCGTCGAAGTGATGGGTGACCGCCACGCTATTCCGACACTGGTAGCCCGCCACAAGGTGCGTCAGGTAATCATTGCGATGCCAGGCGCGCCTGGTAAGGCAGTACGCGAGATTATGCATATTTGCGAGTCTGTTGGTGTGACAGTGCGCATCATGCCCGGGGTTCACGAACTGATCGACGGAACGATCAGCGTCAGCAAACTGCGCAACATCCAGATTGAGGACCTGCTGCGCCGTGCGCCGGTGCAAACCGATACCGCGGCAGTGCGCGCGCTGATCGCCAACCGACGGGTCCTGGTAACCGGCGGCGGCGGTTCCATCGGCAGCGAACTGTGCCGCCAGTTGATCCGCTGCGGTCCATCGCACCTGATTGTGCTTGGTCACGGCGAAAACAGTGTGTTCGAGATCTGCAACGAACTTCAGCGTCTGGCAGAAGCGCACGCCGGTCAATCGCCGCACATTGTGCCGGTGATCGCCGATATTCGTGATCTGGAACGCCTGCGCGCGGTGTTCGAAATGCATGCGCCGGAACTCGTTTTTCACGCAGCCGCACACAAACATGTTCCACTGATGGAGGAACATCCGGTCGAAGCCATCAGCAACAATGTCATCGGCACGCGCAACCTGCTCGACGTATCGCTCGAAACCGGCGTCGAACGGTTTGTGATGATCTCATCGGATAAGGCGGTCAATCCGACGAGCGTGATGGGCGCAACCAAGCGCATTGCCGAGATGCTGGTGCTCAACGCTGCGCGGATCAGCGGACGACCCTACGTGGCGGTGCGTTTTGGGAATGTGCTGGGCAGTCGTGGCAGTGTCGTGCTGACCTTCAAACGGCAGATTGCCGCCGGTGGACCGGTAACGGTCACGCATCCGGAGATGCGTCGCTACTTCATGACCATTCCAGAAGCGGTGCAACTGGTGCTCCAGGCGTCGGTACTGGGGCGCGCCGGCGAGATTTTTATGCTGGACATGGGGGAACCGGTGAAGGTGGTCGATCTGGCGCGCGACATGATCCGTCTGTCGGGATTGGAGGTCGGGCGTGATATTGATATCTGCTTCACCGGCATACGTCCGGGTGAGAAATTATTTGAAGAATTGTTCGCCCACGGTGAAGAATATCAGCCAACAGCGCACAGCAAAATCTTCATCGCCGCTGGCGCCAGCAACAATATTCCGCCCGACTTGCGCACGGATGTAGCGCTGCTCGAACAGGTTGCGCGC